The nucleotide sequence TCTTTGGTTGCGGGGGTGGGATTTGAACCCACGATCTTCGGGTTATGAGCCCGATGAGCTACCGGTCTGCTCCACCCCGCGTCAGTGGAGAAATGCTTCTAGGCCCTCCACCCCTTCCCGTCAAGGGAAATTTGTGGAATTCTTTGGCCCGGACGCAAATATCAGCACTTCTTTCGAAATACAGGGGTGTTATGAACCCAGTCTGGCGACTTGCCCTGATCGGCGCGGGGTTTGGCCTTCTGGCCGCTTCCCTGGCGGCCAAAAAAAAGGCAGGATGGTTCGCCGTGGCGGGCTTGGTCATCCTGGCCGGCTTGGCGGTCCGGGAGTCCGACCCCGTCCTGGCCCTGGGCGCCTTCGCCCTGGTCGCGGCGGGCCGGCTGCGGCCCGCGCCACGGGATACGCCCGGCCACCGGCCCGGACCGGAAAAGGGCCACCGCAATCGGCCCGGCCAACGTCCTTGACGGAACCCCTCGCGATGGGTATTGAAAAAAGTTCATCACAACTTTCGGAGATCATGCATGAGCAAGAAAACATACCAGCCCAGCAAAATCCGCAGAAAACGTACCCACGGCTTCCTTGTCCGCTCCAGGACCAAGAACGGACAGGCCATCCTGCGCCGTCGGCGCGCCAAGGGCCGCAAACGGCTGGCCGTCTAGGCTTTCCTCCGGCGCACAGGCTCCGGACGCGAAGAGAGTTCGCGGCCTGCTTCGAAGCGGGCCGCCGCTACCATGGCAAGACTTTCCTCTTGTTCGCCCTGCCGCGCATGGAACGCGAGGACCCCTGGCGACTCGGCATGGCCATCGGCAAAAAAGTCGGCAATGCCGTCGTCAGGAACCGCGTCAAACGCGTCCTGCGCGAGTGCTTCCGCCTTGGCGCTCCGAAAGCCGTTTCCGCTTTGGACATCGTGGTCGTCGCCAAAAAAAGCCTCGTTCCGGCGTCGCTGACGCTGGAGACGGCTTGTTGCGACCTCTGGCCGCTCTTGGCGCGCATGGCAAGGGACCTCGACCGCCCGGCCCGACGGGAAGCGTGACCGCATGCGAAGCGTCCTCCTGTGGCTCATAACCTTTTATCGGCTGGCCCTTTCGCCCCTCAAGCCGCCGTGCTGCCGCTTCGTCCCCACTTGTTCCGAATACGCCCTGGAAGCGGTGGGGCGGTTTGGCGCGTTCAAGGGGGGGCTCTTGACCCTGTGGCGGCTGTTGCGTTGCCATCCGTTCGCCCGGGGCGGCTTTGACCCCGTTCCGCTCGCCCCCTGGCCGCGCCCAAGGACGTCCGAAGACGCGTCCCTTGGCCGACCCATTCACTTCTATCGACGGGATTTGAAGGACAATGGAAAACAAACGCGTAATCGTGGCCGTAGTGCTCTCCCTTGCCGTCCTCGTGGGCTGGAACTTCCTGTTCCCGGCCAAACCCCCGGTCCCTAAAACCGACCAGGCGGCGCAAACCCAGCCGGCCCCGGCCCAGAAGGAATCGCCCGCCCCGGCGGCCAAGGCCGAAACCCTCGCCACCTTCGCGCCCACCCCCGGCAAGAAGGTCACCGTCGAAACACCGCTTTACACCGCGGTCTTCAACGCTTCCGGCGGTGTCCTGTCCCAGTTTTCCCTCAACAACTTCCGTCAGACCATCACCTCCGATTCCCCCCTGGTCGACCTCGTCAACCTCAAGGCCCATGCCAAGGCCCCCCTGGGACTGATCCTCAACGGCTCCCCCACCTGGCAAAACGTCGAGTGGTCCCTTGAGGGCGGCGACCTGCGCCTGGGCGCCGGCGATACCGGCAGCCTCACCTTCGTCGGCCGCCTGGGCGACGTCGTCATCAAGCGCGTCATGACCTTTTCCGGCGCCGGCTACCTCATCGACGAAAAACTTTCCCTGTCCAACGCCGGCGGCGCGCCGCTTTTGAGCCGCCTGTCCATGACCGTGGCCGTGGAACGCCTCTCGGCCGAGGGCGACAGCTACAACCCCACCCAGGCCGCCTTCTACGACACCTCGGGCCTGGAACTGTTCAACAGCGAAAAGAAGCTGGCCGAGGGCGTTGCCGACGAAAAGCCCGTGCAGTGGGGCGCCGTCATGAGCAACTACTTCCTCGTCGGCGTCATCCCCGAGGCCGACAACCTGCGCGGCAAGGCCAGGATCGAAGAGGGCGTCTTCCGCGTGGCCGTGGACAAGGACGGCCTCGAAATCCCGGCCGGCGGCCGCGTCGACCTTCCCATCAGCTACTACCTGGGGCCCAAGGATCCCAAGTACCTGGCCGACGCCCCGCACCACCTGGTCGCGGCCATCGACTACGGCTGGTTCGATTTCATTGCCAAGCCGCTGATCAAGCTGCTGCATTTCTTCTATGACTACGTCGGCAACTGGGGCGTGGCCATCATCGCCTTGACCGTCCTCATCAAGATCATCTTCTGGC is from Solidesulfovibrio sp. and encodes:
- the yidC gene encoding membrane protein insertase YidC, encoding MENKRVIVAVVLSLAVLVGWNFLFPAKPPVPKTDQAAQTQPAPAQKESPAPAAKAETLATFAPTPGKKVTVETPLYTAVFNASGGVLSQFSLNNFRQTITSDSPLVDLVNLKAHAKAPLGLILNGSPTWQNVEWSLEGGDLRLGAGDTGSLTFVGRLGDVVIKRVMTFSGAGYLIDEKLSLSNAGGAPLLSRLSMTVAVERLSAEGDSYNPTQAAFYDTSGLELFNSEKKLAEGVADEKPVQWGAVMSNYFLVGVIPEADNLRGKARIEEGVFRVAVDKDGLEIPAGGRVDLPISYYLGPKDPKYLADAPHHLVAAIDYGWFDFIAKPLIKLLHFFYDYVGNWGVAIIALTVLIKIIFWPLSHKSYKSMEQMKKLQPLLTQLREKYKDDRQKMNEEMMQLYKTYKVNPAGGCLPMIVQIPVFFGLYQALLHSIELRHASFIRYLPFTDMIWLADLSAKDPFYITPLVMGATMFLQQKMTPAPGDPTQAKIMLFMPVIFTFMFLNFPSGLVVYWLVNNVISIAQQYWMLNKKS
- the rpmH gene encoding 50S ribosomal protein L34, with translation MSKKTYQPSKIRRKRTHGFLVRSRTKNGQAILRRRRAKGRKRLAV